A part of Drosophila bipectinata strain 14024-0381.07 chromosome 3L, DbipHiC1v2, whole genome shotgun sequence genomic DNA contains:
- the rasp gene encoding protein-cysteine N-palmitoyltransferase Rasp — MSRIQPANRSLLSRFEILLYFGVYIAYIVTGLYKIYGLRDRIAGESKFQFSEGWSLYPFSQRRRDDSNDELENFGDFIVRFWPYYVLHALVQGLICWKRPRLQSYGFAGVCALALGLNLDWSSGLVVATLIGSYYLVALSSSKKLVWLVSAGWIVCINLMQKNAWWTDRVGYSEYALVIVTLSWSLLRGCSFALTRMRAKDEDLERYTLIEYLGYALYFPCLTYGPIISYRRFASRREQQQDWLSFAGGILRSAIWWLVMQCALHYFYIHYMSRDVRMVELMDSVFWQHSAGYFMGQFFFLYYVVTYGLGIAFAQQDGIPAPKRPRCIGRIHFYSDMWKYFDEGLYEFLFQHIYSEMCGRGSSIGAKFGATALTFAFVFVWHGCYTYVLIWSVLNFLCLAAEKLFKALTSLPAYQRWTLRYLGPVGAQRLYAMMATQLFIPAAFSNVYFIGGQEVGDFLMRGAYLSGVGNYMALCFCSYCFFQCSELLMTKSKDKNNLPRRKSA; from the coding sequence ATGTCCAGGATACAACCTGCTAACCGATCTCTGCTGAGCAGGTTCGAGATACTCCTCTACTTCGGCGTTTACATTGCCTACATAGTGACTGGCCTGTACAAGATATATGGACTGAGGGATCGCATTGCCGGGGAGTCCAAGTTCCAGTTCTCGGAGGGATGGAGCCTGTATCCATTCTCGCAGCGTAGGCGAGATGATAGCAACGACGAGTTGGAGAACTTTGGAGACTTCATCGTTAGGTTTTGGCCCTACTACGTCCTCCATGCGCTCGTTCAAGGTTTAATCTGCTGGAAGCGGCCACGACTTCAGAGCTACGGATTTGCAGGAGTATGTGCCCTTGCACTGGGCTTAAACCTAGACTGGTCATCAGGACTCGTGGTGGCCACGCTGATTGGTAGCTACTACTTGGTTGCCTTGAGTTCCTCCAAGAAACTGGTGTGGCTTGTTTCTGCCGGATGGATTGTCTGCATAAATCTGATGCAGAAGAATGCCTGGTGGACGGATCGTGTGGGGTACTCGGAGTACGCCCTGGTGATAGTCACCTTGTCCTGGAGCTTGCTTAGAGGCTGCAGTTTCGCCTTGACCAGGATGCGAGCTAAAGATGAGGATTTGGAACGATATACCTTAATTGAATACCTCGGATACGCTTTGTACTTTCCCTGCCTGACCTATGGACCCATCATCAGCTACAGGAGATTCGCATCCAGGCGCGAGCAGCAACAGGACTGGCTGAGCTTTGCTGGCGGCATACTCCGCAGTGCTATTTGGTGGCTGGTCATGCAGTGTGCCCTCCACTACTTCTACATCCATTACATGTCGCGGGATGTGCGCATGGTGGAACTGATGGACTCTGTGTTCTGGCAGCACTCGGCCGGATATTTCATGGGCCAGTTTTTCTTCCTGTACTATGTGGTCACCTACGGTTTGGGCATAGCTTTCGCCCAGCAGGACGGGATCCCAGCGCCAAAGCGACCGCGTTGCATCGGAAGGATTCACTTCTACTCCGACATGTGGAAGTACTTTGACGAGGGCCTCTACGAGTTCCTATTTCAGCACATCTACTCGGAGATGTGCGGGCGGGGATCCTCGATAGGCGCCAAGTTTGGAGCAACTGCCCTGACGTTTGCCTTTGTTTTCGTGTGGCACGGCTGTTACACGTATGTGCTCATATGGAGTGTCTTGAATTTCCTCTGCCTGGCGGCGGAGAAGCTCTTCAAGGCCCTGACTTCCCTGCCAGCCTATCAGCGATGGACCCTCCGCTATTTAGGCCCAGTCGGGGCTCAACGCCTGTACGCCATGATGGCCACGCAGCTCTTCATTCCAGCAGCATTTTCCAATGTGTACTTCATCGGAGGCCAGGAAGTAGGAGACTTCCTAATGCGAGGCGCTTACCTAAGTGGCGTAGGTAACTACATGGCGCTCTGCTTCTGCAGCTACTGCTTCTTCCAATGCTCCGAGCTCCTTATGACCAAGTCGAAAGACAAAAACAACTTACCTCGCAGAAAGTCTGCTTAG
- the ND-30 gene encoding NADH dehydrogenase [ubiquinone] iron-sulfur protein 3, mitochondrial, whose amino-acid sequence MAALIRNLGARATVAALASKQLVPAVGGAALRMSTAPPADKKADKPTIRKPDAVARSHLSDFGRYVAECLPKYVQKVQLTSGDELEVLIAPEGVVPVLQFLKDHHQAQFTNLVDIAGVDVPCRKHRFEVVYNLLSLRYNSRIRVKTYTDELTPLDSACEVHKAANWYEREIWDMYGVFFANHPDLRRILTDYGFEGHPQRRDFPLSGYVELRYDDEKKRVVCEPLELAQEFRKFDLSAPWEQFPNFRNANPPAEVIPPQPEKK is encoded by the exons ATGGCGGCCTTAATCAGGAATCTGGGTGCCCGGGCCACTGTCGCTGCCCTGGCGTCCAAACAGT TGGTGCCAGCTGTTGGAGGAGCTGCTCTGCGGATGTCCACCGCTCCACCAGCAGATAAAAAAGCTGACAAGC CCACCATTCGTAAGCCGGATGCCGTCGCCAGGTCACATCTCTCCGACTTCGGTCGATATGTGGCTGAGTGCTTGCCCAAATATGTGCAGAAGGTCCAGCTGACCTCTGGAGACGAGCTGGAGGTCCTTATTGCCCCCGAAGGAGTGGTCCCCGTGCTTCAGTTCCTCAAGGATCACCACCAGGCGCAGTTTACCAACTTGGTCGACATTGCTGGCGTGGATGTGCCCTGCAGGAAGCACCGTTTCGAGGTTGTCTACAACCTCCTGTCCCTGCGCTACAACTCGCGCATCCGTGTGAAGACCTACACCGACGAACTGACTCCATTGGACTCTGCCTGCGAGGTCCACAAGGCGGCCAACTGGTACGAGCGTGAGATTTGGGATATGTACGGCGTTTTCTTCGCCAACCACCCAGACTTGCGTCGCATTTTGACCGATTATGGTTTCGAGGGACACCCACAGCGTCGGGACTTCCCACTTTCGGGCTACGTGGAGCTCCGATACGACGACGAGAAGAAACGTGTGGTCTGCGAACCTCTGGAGTTGGCCCAGGAGTTCAGGAAGTTTGACTTGTCGGCTCCCTGGGAGCAGTTCCCCAACTTCCGTAACGCAAATCCCCCAGCCGAGGTGATCCCCCCACAGCCTGAAAAGAAGTAA
- the Asciz gene encoding uncharacterized protein Asciz translates to MKQITPDVSELQPVREHRCDQCPNLVFGNQSHYQLHLRQRHKVVIPSNKTPEPTAYHCPVEQCIYHIERKGCRSFSSLRLLRQHYQKSHLDKNFECQGCGEKFLLQRHLEKHECLEHKCPVCELTYNSKAALRTHMRRKNHIADIPTNKVSIPSLNTWKKLNPPPKKVPELPPSEPIPDPVPEEQILCYLPTLQIEYLELIESQKLDIETQTEFDDLNEIKNEVLAPLLRDIETQTPETRWDQGTMTDDIPEEELPPVQEQSQNPAPPPAESNFPTYPGNESMFGLQTSAHMYTQTCDELFEELGLSHIQTQTYWPDNLHNTQHTQTCEEMLNELEFLENSTYTQTRWLDWQENAEGGEG, encoded by the coding sequence ATGAAACAAATTACTCCAGACGTTTCCGAACTACAGCCCGTACGGGAGCACCGCTGTGACCAGTGTCCCAATCTGGTGTTCGGAAACCAGAGCCACTACCAGCTGCACCTCCGCCAGCGGCACAAGGTCGTCATACCATCAAATAAGACACCTGAGCCCACCGCCTATCATTGCCCCGTGGAGCAGTGCATCTACCATATCGAGAGAAAGGGCTGCCGGAGCTTTAGCAGTCTGCGGCTGCTACGACAGCATTACCAGAAGAGCCACCTGGACAAAAACTTCGAATGCCAAGGCTGTGGCGAGAAGTTCCTGCTCCAGCGGCACTTGGAGAAGCATGAGTGCTTGGAGCACAAGTGTCCTGTTTGCGAGCTGACGTACAACAGCAAGGCTGCCCTGAGGACGCACATGCGACGGAAGAACCACATTGCAGATATTCCAACGAACAAGGTTTCCATACCCTCGCTGAACACATGGAAAAAGTTAAATCCACCTCCGAAAAAAGTCCCAGAACTTCCGCCTTCGGAACCTATCCCCGATCCCGTACCTGAGGAGCAAATCCTATGCTATCTGCCCACCTTGCAGATTGAATATCTGGAACTAATCGAGTCACAGAAGTTGGACATTGAGACCCAGACAGAGTTCGATGATCTTAACGAGATCAAGAACGAAGTTCTGGCCCCATTGCTGCGCGACATTGAGACGCAGACTCCAGAGACGCGATGGGATCAGGGCACGATGACAGATGACATACCAGAGGAGGAACTACCCCCAGTTCAGGAGCAAAGTCAGAATCCAGCCCCACCGCCAGCAGAGAGCAACTTCCCGACCTATCCTGGAAACGAGTCCATGTTCGGTCTTCAGACATCCGCTCACATGTACACCCAGACTTGCGACGAACTGTTCGAGGAGCTGGGCCTATCTCACATCCAAACACAGACCTACTGGCCAGATAACCTGCACAACACCCAGCATACACAAACCTGCGAGGAGATGCTGAACGAACTGGAATTCCTGGAAAACTCTACATACACACAAACCAGGTGGTTAGACTGGCAGGAAAATGCTGAAGGAGGGGAAGGATAA
- the BtbVII gene encoding protein bric-a-brac 2 isoform X2 yields the protein MSVQQFCLRWNNHQPNFISVCSSLLHNGTLVDVTLAAEGRQLQAHKIVLSACSSYFQALFTTNPCQHPIVILKDVQYDDLKTMVDFMYYGEVNVSQEQLPHILKTAEMLKIKGLAEMPTDPANLTKSDSKSSTDGTELVGGGSGVGAGPGTSAGSLGAASGSSVGDSLWSSSEAQQFQQQQQQQQQAQQQQQQQHHHHQQQQQLQQQQQQQAQQQQQQQHHHHHQQQAQTAQAHHHQMRRTPSPLSAGTSPATRRKRLRKSSNNGSGERNNVAEEHNSSLETGAGNAGLSLAQMSQMSFGAGGGLAGHSLHAAKLLKESAAAELEQQPQDSDLDDGHGHIHMQIKPEVDIGGVNQAMPLDISGATTPSEHDAPNSQSSHSGLQWTVVDSNYPRFSLPACQSNLLGNGGGGGGSGSQSSGANSANSDQRQQQHEAQQQAAANQQQQQQHLQQLHYQQQQQQQQQQEQASASATAGQAYSSQIITVNSLVSGYATTAQNLSPTSPNESNMVQSVYSQGPTPTQSPVHAGTGGSGGNGNATGNGGTAGAASQVVKRKRSVNPQGDENFIRALEAVRTGGIGFCKAARLYGVNNRTLWLEYKKRGYPVSRPSIKARVVKQEPNLSPSPTPSTNPGDDNTNETLSMQIPPQAETPTPSLMCTPHHTGIGSAAGSLPGSGNSHPAIGVMSLFDPRYMDSPGTVHSMTRQRYIDSGAGAGAGGAATGAGTGTINVNPSTAMNLQSINFNSI from the exons ATGTCCGTGCAGCAATTCTGTCTGCGCTGGAACAACCACCAGCCCAACTTCATCTCGGTCTGTTCGTCGCTACTGCACAATGGTACTCTGGTGGACGTTACCCTGGCAGCCGAGGGACGCCAGCTGCAGGCGCACAAGATTGTACTGTCCGCCTGCAGTTCGTACTTTCAG GCACTGTTCACCACAAATCCGTGCCAACATCCCATCGTCATACTGAAGGACGTGCAATACGATGACCTCAAGACCATGGTCGACTTTATGTACTATGGCGAGGTCAATGTGTCGCAGGAACAGCTGCCGCACATCCTCAAAACCGCCGAAATGCTCAAAATAAAGGGCCTGGCGGAGATGCCAACGGACCCGGCCAATCTCACCAAGTCCGACAGCAAGTCCTCCACCGATGGCACAGAACTGGTGGGCGGCGGGTCCGGAGTAGGTGCCGGGCCGGGTACCTCGGCGGGCAGTCTGGGCGCTGCCAGCGGTAGCAGTGTGGGCGACTCGCTGTGGAGCAGTAGCGAAGCGCAGCAgttccagcagcaacagcaacaacagcagcaggcccaacaacagcagcaacagcaacaccatcaccaccagcaacaacaacagctccagcagcagcagcaacaacaggcgcagcagcaacaacaacagcaacaccatcaccaccaccagcaacagGCGCAGACGGCGCAGGCCCATCACCACCAGATGAGGCGGACACCGTCGCCCCTGAGTGCTGGAACGTCGCCAGCTACGCGGCGTAAGCGATTGCGGAAATCCTCGAATAACG GCTCTGGCGAACGGAACAATGTGGCGGAGGAGCACAACAGCTCACTGGAGACCGGCGCTGGAAATGCCGGCTTGAGTCTCGCCCAGATGAGTCAAATGTCGTTTGGCGCTGGCGGAGGCCTGGCCGGGCACTCGCTGCACGCCGCCAAGCTGCTGAAGGAGTCGGCAGCCGCCGAACTGGAGCAACAACCCCAGGACTCTGATCTGGACGACGGACACGGACACATTCACATGCAAAtt AAGCCCGAGGTGGACATTGGAGGCGTGAACCAAGCGATGCCGTTGGACATCTCTGGAGCCACAACCCCGTCGGAGCACGATGCGCCCAACTCTCAGTCCTCGCACTCGG GTCTGCAATGGACGGTTGTCGATTCCAACTATCCGCGCTTTTCCTTGCCCGCCTGCCAGTCCAATCTTCTAGGCAAtggtggtggcggcggcggctccGGCAGCCAGAGCAGTGGGGCAAATAGCGCGAATAGCGATCagcgccagcagcagcacgaAGCCCAGCAACAGGCGGCGGCcaatcaacagcagcagcaacagcacctgcagcagctgcactaccagcagcagcaacaacaacagcagcagcaggagcaggccTCCGCCTCGGCTACCGCTGGACAGGCGTACTCCTCGCAAATCATCACAGTGAACAGCTTGGTCAGCGGCTATGCGACGACGGCGCAGAACCTCTCGCCCACATCCCCCAACGAATCCAATATGGTGCAATCGGTCTACAGTCAGGGTCCCACGCCCACCCAATCGCCCGTACACGCGGGCACCGGCGGCAGCGGGGGAAACGGAAATGCCACCGGAAACGGAGGAACAGCCGGAGCGGCCAGCCAGGTGGTGAAGCGAAAGCGTTCGGTCAACCCCCAGGGAGATGAGAACTTTATCCGAGCCCTAGAAGCAGTGCGCACGGGAGGAATAGGCTTCTGCAAGGCAGCCCGCTTGTACGGAGTGAACAACCGCACCCTGTGGCTGGAGTACAAGAAGAGGGGATATCCCGTTTCGCGGCCGAGCATCAAAGCACGGGTGGTGAAGCAGGAGCCGAATCTGTCGCCATCGCCGACACCCTCGACGAACCCGGGAGACGATAACACAAACGAGACGCTCAGCATGCAGATTCCTCCTCAAGCGGAGACGCCGACGCCCTCACTGATGTGCACGCCACATCACACGGGCATTGGGAGTGCGGCTGGCAGTCTGCCGGGCAGTGGAAACTCCCATCCGGCCATCGGTGTGATGAGCCTGTTCGACCCGCGGTACATGGACTCACCCGGCACGGTTCACTCGATGACGCGGCAACGGTACATCGACAGCGGAGCAGGGGCTGGGGCGGGGGGTGCGGCCACCGGAGCGGGAACCGGCACCATCAATGTGAACCCGAGCACCGCCATGAATCTGCAGAGTATTAACTTCAACTCGATATAG
- the LOC108120058 gene encoding uncharacterized protein yields the protein MNHLKWMGHSSTIMDIQRSLRNDSQSCEVVLASRDGVRVRAHLFVLSTCSDLMRNILVDVLPGQEATIMLPDIRGELLESMLSFIYMGETSLPSASLSEFLEAINLLGIKSAISFECNPSISNHSADVSSASTMAVETAKSISGLQIAQAELLEDEEEVPAPSTVAATVMADPPTHSARSLEYLDVYDPPKITYSIEHMDGNTSGNQYILTENTGTFTITQTASSLSKLTDPTEAAAGVADAEMAEEDVDADGDGDADQDPDVDLAEDSEEPDTQILEEEYVATNPPFEIENAGDMDDDDMPEEIDEEILEVKPRKFGGGKPRGRRSMGARTTRRSFGKHHQHQQEEFVNLKRDIKDDINDALDMAADAVILEGLSLQKAADRFDISKTVLWRRVRTNPAYMRNNRERPSLSEAYERLKNGDSLKSISQDLRIPMSTLHRHKVRLSAQGRLPDFVACRRRDTTPKDELRDKLAKAVHACLNEGMSQNHAANLFEIPKSTLWRHLQRQEDRKVKKEQQDEYEDDLLN from the exons ATG AATCATCTAAAGTGGATGGGGCACTCGTCCACGATAATGGACATCCAGCGCTCACTGCGGAACGATTCCCAGAGCTGTGAAGTGGTGCTGGCCTCCAGGGATGGAGTTCGGGTGCGCGCCCATCTCTTCGTGCTGAGTACTTGCAGCGACCTGATGCGGAACATTCTAGTGGACGTGCTCCCGGGGCAGGAGGCTACCATCATGCTTCCTGATATAAGGGGCGAACTTCTCGAAAGCATGCTTTCCTTTATATACATGGGAGAGACCAGCCTGCCCTCCGCGTCGCTCTCGGAGTTTTTGGAAGCCATCAATCTTTTGGGAATCAAGTCTGCCATTAGTTTTGAGTGCAATCCTTCGATTTCAAATCACTCCGCGGACGTAAGCTCAGCTAGTACGATGGCTGTGGAGACTGCCAAATCCATATCTGGTCTGCAGATAGCCCAGGCAGAACTTctggaggacgaggaggaggtcCCAGCCCCCAGTACCGTTGCAGCCACTGTCATGGCTGACCCGCCCACTCACTCTGCACGTTCGCTGGAATACTTGGACGTATACGACCCCCCGAAGATCACCTACTCCATCGAGCATATGGATGGAAACACAAGTGGCAATCAGTATATTCTTACGGAAAATACGGGAACCTTTACCATTACACAGACCGCTTCTTCTCTGAGCAAGCTAACAGACCCAACGGAAGCAGCGGCTGGTGTTGCCGATGCGGAAATGGCGGAAGAAGATGTTGACGCAGATGGGGATGGGGACGCGGATCAGGACCCAGACGTAGACCTTGCTGAAGACTCCGAGGAACCCGATACCCAGATTCTAGAAGAAGAGTATGTGGCAACCAATCCGCCTTTCGAGATAGAAAACGCAGGAGACATGGACGACGATGATATGCCCGAGGAAATTGATGAGGAAATTCTGGAGGTAAAACCACGTAAGTTTGGTGGAGGAAAACCACGCGGCCGCCGTTCAATGGGTGCCAGGACGACAAGGAGGTCATTTGGTaagcaccaccagcaccagcaagAGGAATTCGTGAATCTGAAGCGCGATATAAAGGATGATATTAACGATGCCCTGGACATGGCAGCAGATGCAGTGATCCTCGAGGGATTGAGCCTGCAGAAGGCAGCCGATCGATTCGACATCTCCAAAACGGTGCTGTGGCGTCGTGTGCGCACTAATCCAGCTTATATGCGAAACAATCGGGAAAGGCCTTCACTTTCGGAGGCATATGAGCGCCTTAAGAACGGAGACTCTCTGAAGAGCATCAGCCAGGACCTGCGTATCCCCATGTCCACTCTGCACCGGCACAAGGTACGTCTGTCGGCCCAAGGCCGTCTGCCCGATTTCGTGGCCTGTCGCCGCAGGGACACCACGCCGAAGGACGAGCTACGCGACAAATTGGCCAAAGCAGTACATGCATGCCTGAACGAGGGCATGTCCCAGAATCATGCAGCGAATCTCTTTGAAATCCCGAAGAGCACACTTTGGCGTCACCTTCAGCGCCAGGAGGACCGGAAGGTTaagaaggagcagcaggacGAGTACGAGGACGATCTGTTAAACTAG
- the BtbVII gene encoding uncharacterized protein BtbVII isoform X1: MSVQQFCLRWNNHQPNFISVCSSLLHNGTLVDVTLAAEGRQLQAHKIVLSACSSYFQALFTTNPCQHPIVILKDVQYDDLKTMVDFMYYGEVNVSQEQLPHILKTAEMLKIKGLAEMPTDPANLTKSDSKSSTDGTELVGGGSGVGAGPGTSAGSLGAASGSSVGDSLWSSSEAQQFQQQQQQQQQAQQQQQQQHHHHQQQQQLQQQQQQQAQQQQQQQHHHHHQQQAQTAQAHHHQMRRTPSPLSAGTSPATRRKRLRKSSNNGSGERNNVAEEHNSSLETGAGNAGLSLAQMSQMSFGAGGGLAGHSLHAAKLLKESAAAELEQQPQDSDLDDGHGHIHMQIKPEVDIGGVNQAMPLDISGATTPSEHDAPNSQSSHSEPSPAHAPPPAHPPLGATTSSSSGGSGSFERSFSIGGIGGDVDPDAPPSSPVVMGTKRNRVLTRQPRVKRDSDSISSTNQISPDTAATTLDFDPFNAAGATTVTARDYSTTGSHHLHHAHHHHHHQHLLTVPPRIERHASEPAPSLGSSSSSPSTPHLLSVPSSTPYLIKQHSDPLLPRQSALQSVGSTSGLSGSNPFAPLHRQYSHPLSGSSAGYVPPTPLHHAHHISLPESIYASGSPPPAGSSQYLVPTRVVAVSSETAATPTNASPGSSAPVSVVTSPTAGLQNSGSRPSFSPTYAGGSEVSIERRSPHSPTITRTQIIERGVKSQVITESANGGSRLRTSKSASGSVIGSSSHLHPGQATMSSSFEHLPTLRVKNEELQRSVSSPQTQREIITLENPRSSHCPVIRPGPALGCNFCWNTIDGHGRILRRKTKYHCPECQTNLCIVPCFQEYHERLNNEAAAATSGTAAGSGENQLSSSTGSGSGSGSGSSGKASPYVSSGNRHYTKTESI; the protein is encoded by the exons ATGTCCGTGCAGCAATTCTGTCTGCGCTGGAACAACCACCAGCCCAACTTCATCTCGGTCTGTTCGTCGCTACTGCACAATGGTACTCTGGTGGACGTTACCCTGGCAGCCGAGGGACGCCAGCTGCAGGCGCACAAGATTGTACTGTCCGCCTGCAGTTCGTACTTTCAG GCACTGTTCACCACAAATCCGTGCCAACATCCCATCGTCATACTGAAGGACGTGCAATACGATGACCTCAAGACCATGGTCGACTTTATGTACTATGGCGAGGTCAATGTGTCGCAGGAACAGCTGCCGCACATCCTCAAAACCGCCGAAATGCTCAAAATAAAGGGCCTGGCGGAGATGCCAACGGACCCGGCCAATCTCACCAAGTCCGACAGCAAGTCCTCCACCGATGGCACAGAACTGGTGGGCGGCGGGTCCGGAGTAGGTGCCGGGCCGGGTACCTCGGCGGGCAGTCTGGGCGCTGCCAGCGGTAGCAGTGTGGGCGACTCGCTGTGGAGCAGTAGCGAAGCGCAGCAgttccagcagcaacagcaacaacagcagcaggcccaacaacagcagcaacagcaacaccatcaccaccagcaacaacaacagctccagcagcagcagcaacaacaggcgcagcagcaacaacaacagcaacaccatcaccaccaccagcaacagGCGCAGACGGCGCAGGCCCATCACCACCAGATGAGGCGGACACCGTCGCCCCTGAGTGCTGGAACGTCGCCAGCTACGCGGCGTAAGCGATTGCGGAAATCCTCGAATAACG GCTCTGGCGAACGGAACAATGTGGCGGAGGAGCACAACAGCTCACTGGAGACCGGCGCTGGAAATGCCGGCTTGAGTCTCGCCCAGATGAGTCAAATGTCGTTTGGCGCTGGCGGAGGCCTGGCCGGGCACTCGCTGCACGCCGCCAAGCTGCTGAAGGAGTCGGCAGCCGCCGAACTGGAGCAACAACCCCAGGACTCTGATCTGGACGACGGACACGGACACATTCACATGCAAAtt AAGCCCGAGGTGGACATTGGAGGCGTGAACCAAGCGATGCCGTTGGACATCTCTGGAGCCACAACCCCGTCGGAGCACGATGCGCCCAACTCTCAGTCCTCGCACTCGG AGCCCAGTCCGGCGCACGCTCCTCCGCCGGCCCATCCGCCGCTGGGggccaccaccagcagcagcagcggcggcagtGGTAGCTTCGAGCGCTCCTTCAGCATCGGCGGAATCGGAGGCGATGTGGATCCGGATGCCCCGCCCAGTTCTCCGGTGGTTATGGGAACGAAAAGGAATCGGGTACTTACCCGACAACCGCGAGTGAAGCGGGACAGCGACAGCATCTCCTCCACAAATCAGATATCACCGGACACGGCTGCCACGACGCTCGACTTTGATCCTTTTAATGCAGCTGGAGCTACCACGGTGACTGCCAGGGACTACTCCACTACTGGATCCCATCATCTCCACCATGCgcatcaccatcaccaccaccagcacctGCTCACTGTGCCACCGCGTATAGAGCGGCACGCTTCGGAGCCGGCGCCCAGCCTAgggtcctcctcctcgtctcCCTCCACTCCGCACCTGCTCAGCGTGCCGTCCAGCACTCCCTATCTCATCAAGCAGCACTCGGATCCGCTGCTGCCCCGCCAGTCCGCTCTGCAATCGGTTGGCTCTACTTCCGGGCTCTCTGGCAGCAATCCGTTCGCGCCGCTGCACCGCCAATACTCGCATCCGCTGTCAGGAAGCAGTGCCGGCTATGTGCCGCCCACACCACTTCACCATGCGCATCATATCTCGCTGCCCGAGTCCATCTACGCCTCGGGGTCTCCGCCGCCGGCCGGCTCGTCCCAGTACCTGGTCCCCACACGGGTGGTGGCGGTGTCCAGCGAAACGGCTGCCACCCCGACGAACGCCAGTCCAGGCTCCTCGGCCCCTGTATCAGTGGTCACCTCACCGACGGCTGGACTCCAGAACAGCGGCAGCAGACCCTCGTTTTCGCCCACCTACGCTGGCGGATCGGAGGTGTCGATAGAGAGAAGATCCCCGCACTCGCCGACCATCACCAGGACACAGATTATAGAGCGGGGTGTCAAGAGCCAGGTGATTACAGAGTCTGCTAACGGAGGATCGCGGCTGCGAACATCTAAGTCGGCCTCGGGCTCTGTCATTGGCAGCAGTAGTCACTTGCATCCTGGCCAGGCCACCATGAGCAGTTCGTTTGAGCATTTGCCCACCCTACGCGTCAAGAACGAGGAACTGCAGCGATCGGTGTCATCTCCGCAG ACCCAACGGGAGATTATTACCCTGGAAAATCCGCGTTCTAGTCACTGCCCCGTCATCCGGCCGGGTCCGGCGCTGGGCTGCAACTTCTGCTGGAACACCATCGACGGGCATGGCCGGATTTTGCGACGCAAAACGAAATACCATTGCCCGGAGTGCCAGACGAATTTGTGCATTGTGCCCTGCTTCCAGGAGTACCATGAGCGGCTCAACAACGAGGCTGCTGCCGCAACCAGCGGTACCGCGGCGGGTTCCGGGGAAAACCAGCTGAGCAGCAGCACCGGCTCTGGGTCGGGGTCTGGTAGCGGCAGCAGTGGCAAGGCGTCGCCGTACGTCTCATCCGGCAATCGGCATTATACCAAAACGGAATCCATATAA